The region TCTGTCTTTCTGCATGTTGCTGCCGGGGCCGGAGGCCATGCAGCTGGTGACGTACGCGGGATGGCGGCAACACGGAGTTCTGGGTGGTCTGGTGGCCGGGTTACTGTTTGTTCTACCGGGGGCGCTGGTGGTTCTGGCTTTTGCGGGCTTCTATGTAACCTTCGGCAACACACCATCTCTTGAAGCCCTGTTTCTCGGAGTGAAGGCCGCCGTTCTGGTGATCGTGTTTGACGCACTCTGGCGGATTGCCAGGCGCAGCCTGACATCGCGGCTGCACTGGTGGACCGCCGGGCTTTCCTTTGTGGCGCTGTTCTTTCTCGGAATTCCGTTTCCTGTCATCATTCTGGCGGCAGGCTGTCTCGGCTTTGTCACGGCACAGGCGGGTGAGAGGACGGTGATTGACCGACCTCATATCCCCTTGTCCAGAACCTGTGCCACTATTCTGGTCTGGCTCGCCATCTGGATGGTGCCGCTGGCTTTGGTTGAGCCGGTAACCGGTTTGCCCATTCTCACTGAGCTCGGCCTGTTTTTCTCCAAGCTTGCAACGGTGACCTTCGGCGGGGCCTATGCGGTTCTGGCCTATATGGCGCAGGACGCGGTGCAGAACCATGGCTGGCTGAGCACGACAGAGATGATTGACGGACTCGGTCTTGCGGAAACCACACCGGGGCCTTTGATACTGGTGACAGAGTTCGTCGGGTTTCTGGCAGCAGCACGGGCTGAGGGCGATGTTAGTCTATGGGCCGGAGTTCTGGGGGCAGGGGTAACGCTCTGGGCAACATTTGCACCCTGTTTCCTCTGGGTCTTTGCGGGTGCCCCTTATATTGCCTGGCTCACATCAAAACCCCGATTGCGGGCCGCGCTTGCATCCATTTCGGCGGCAGTGGTTGGCGTCATTCTCAATCTGTCCATATGGTTTGCAATCCACGTGCTGTTTGAAACTGTGACAACAGAGCGTCTGGCTGTCCTGACCCTGTTGCGGCCTGAGCTCGGCAGCTTCAATGATGCTGTTCTTATCTTCATCGCGCTGGCTATGGTGCTGCTGCTAAGCCTCCGTCGGAGTGTCCTTCTCACCCTCTGCGCCTGCGGAGGGCTTTCACTCGTGCTGGCCAGCCTTTCGCTCGTCTGAGCAGGTGCTTGGATAAACGGGATGATTTCATCTTGCTCCACCTCCTGAACGGGGTTATTCATCAACCGATGGTTTTCGGGAATCGAGCATATTTCCGGAATGAAAAGGGAATACGGTGAGGCTTAACCATCAGGTGCCTAATCCGTAGCTGCCCCCGCAACTGTGAGCGAGGAGCAAACCCGGCAAAACCACTGGCCTGAAACAGGCCGGGAAGGGTCGGGAGCGCTGTAATCCGCGAGTCAGGAGACCTGCCATCAGGAATTCACTCAACCCGGGCGGGGAAGTCCGGTTAAGGGGCTCCGGATGGCACATCTCAATGTCACCCGATCAATCTGCCTTTTGACCTGCCGCCGCCGGATCGCGGAGCACAAGGCAGATGGGATCATCTTTCCTGGAACTTGATGCTGTCACCGTTCACTCCGAGCGGGGCGACGCTTTGCTGTCTGACGTGAGCTTTGGGGTCAGCCATGGCGTACGGCTCGCTGTGGTCGGTCCGAATGGCGCAGGCAAAACCACATTGCTCCGGACCATCTGCGGCCTGTTGAGCCCGGATAACGGAGAAATCAGGCTGAATGGCCGCAGCCTGCAGACGCTCAGCTTTGAAGAGCGGGCCCGGCAGATTGCCTATGTGGGGCAGGCGGATGATCCAGATGGACGCCTGTCTGTCACGCAATATGTAGGGCTGGGAACCCGCGCCCGACAGGATCAGCTCAGCCAGGCAGAAACTGCGGAAGGCATGCATGCCATATTGGATGCACTCGGCCTTGGGTCACTTGCGGACAAGCGCATGGACCGGATTTCCGGGGGCGAACGCCAGAAGGCAAAGATAGCCCGCGCACTTTGTCAGAAACCGGACCTGCTGGTTCTGGACGAGCCGACCAACCACCTTGATCCAAGGGCTCGTGGCGACATTCTGAACCTTGTTTCAGGGTTCGGCATGGCGGTTATTGCTGCACTCCATGACCTGACCCTGATCGATAGTTTTGCCGACAAGGTTGCTCTGCTTGATGGCGGCCGGCTGATCGATCTTGGCTCCCCGTCTGAAACGCTCTCCACACCGAATGTGCGGCAGGTTTTTGACGTGGACCTGCTCCGGTTGGCGCATCCGGATGGGCGAGGTTTTCTCCCGACACTTGATCTTGGGAAGGCTGAAGCCTCTCGAGAGCGTTCCAACACCTGTATTCAAACCAAAGGATAGACTGATGATCAGATTTTACGGTGCAGCTCTTTCTGCATTGCTCATGGCCACAGCCGTGCAGGCCGAGCCTGTAACGGTTGATAATTGCGGTCAGCCACTCACATTCGAGACCACGCCTGAACGGCTGGTGGTTCACGATATCAATATGAGCGAGATGGCATTCGCGCTCGGCCTGCAGGACAAGATGGTCGGCGTGACCGGCATTTCCGGCTGGTACAAGACCAGCGCCGATTTCGAGAAGAAACGCGGGGACATACCGGAACTTGCCCCGAAATATCCGTCTCTGGAAAATCTCCTGGGCGCATCTCCGGATCTGTTCTTTGCCGGCTGGTATTACGGCATGAAGCCGGGTGGAGATGTGACGCCGGATATTCTGAAAGGACACAACATCAAGACCATGGTCTTGTCCGAGAGCTGTATCCACCTGGACAAAACACGTCCAGCTGCCTCAATGGACCTGCTGTTTGGTGATGTCCTGCGGCTTGGCAAGGTGTTTGACAAGGCCGATGAAGCGGAAGCTCTGGTCAAGGGTTGGAAGGAAGAACTGGCGGCCTTGAAAGACGCTGTGCCTGCTGAGGGTCGCAAGCGCGTCTTCCTCTATGATTCCGGTGCGGACAAGCCGTTTACCGCCGGGAAGTATGCCATCACCACGGCAATGATCGATGCTGCAGGCGGCGAAAATGTCACCGGTGACATGGAAACCAGCTGGGGAACCGCGTCCTGGGAAGCCGTTGCGGCTGCCAATCCGGAATTCCTGATCCTGCTGGATTACCAGAATGGCGATGGTGCCAAGGGCCTGATGAATTTCCTCAAGGAGCATCCGGTGATGAAGTATACGGATGCCGTGAAGAACGGGCGCTATGTCGCCCTTCGCTATGAAGAACTGACACCGGGACCGGCTAATATCAAGGCTATAGGCAAGATCACCAAAGCCATGTATCCGAAAGCGTTTTAATACCAAAGGACCTTAATATTGACCCATGTGATGCCGCCCAGCCGTTCATCGGCAAGGCGCTTTTTGAAGGGCGATGCGGGGCATCGGTCGAGAGAAGAAACGCTGTCCGGTGGGCGACTGGACGGCACCGAAGGCCGGATTTCTGCGCGTTCCAGGCGTCGTTGCAGATGGTTCATGGTATCCATACCACATCACCATCCGCGCCTTGCCGGACCGCGTATGAATCTCGGTCAAATGATTCAATATTTAGTTCCTTTGGTATCAGACTGATGGTGCGGTTCATTCTTGCAGTGCTGGCGGCAGGTGCCGGGCTTCTGGGGCTTGCCTTTCTGGCTGTGTCGGTCGGGGCGGTTGATATTCCGTTCGATGTCATCTGGAAAGCCATCCGGGGAGCTGTCTTCCCGTCCGGTCAGGATGAACCGCATCCGCTCTCTCGCATTATCCTTGACCTCCGGCTGCCCCGTGCATTGCTGGCGATCATGGTTGGGGCTGGCCTTGGGGTCGTGGGCTGTATTCTCCAGACCGTAACGCGCAACGATCTGGCCGATCCGTTTCTGTTTGGCCTGTCATCGGGCGCTGCCGCAGGTGCGGTACTGGTCATTACTGTTACTGGCGATGTTCTTGGAGTCTGGACTCTGCCGATTGCTGCCTTTTGCGGCGGGCTGATTGCATCAGCTACGGTCCTGCTGCTGATGGCTCGCGGTGTGCGTCAGGATCCTGCCAGACTGGTCCTGACCGGTCTGGCGGTGTCTTTCCTTTTCCTGTCGCTGACGAATTACATGGTGTTCGCCGGAGATCAGCGGGCCGCGCATTCAGTCCTGTTCTGGACAATTGGCGGCCTTGGGCTTGCCCGGTGGGATATCCTGCCCATTGCGCTTGCTGGTCTTCTGGCTGTTGGCGTCTATGGGGTCTGGAAAAGCCGGGACCTGGACGCACTTCTCTCCGGTGATGATACAGCCCAGACTCTCGGGGTTGATGTGAAGAATACCCGCAGAATGGCTTTCATGGTTGCCGCTTTTGCGACCTCGGCCTTTGTCTCCGTAACCGGTGTCATCGGCTTTGTCGGGTTGATGGTGCCGCATCTGGCACGTGCCATCACCGGGCCTCTTCATGGTCGGCTTATTATCCTGTCTTCTCTTATTGGTGCCTGTCTTCTGCTGGTCAGTGACAGCCTTGCCCGGACGCTTCTGACGCCGCAGGAGCTTCCGATTGGCATTATTACCTCAGCCATCGGGGCTCTGTTTGTAATGAGCATGCTGCGCCGCCTTTAAAGGCAGGCGACTGGAGCTTGACCCTAGGTGGTAGCAAAGACGATGTCGACCAAATCTAGCACCATCAAAAACCAATTCTATGATTTCTGTAACCAATAAGCAAAATTCGGTTTTGAACTGTGTTTCCGCTCAGGTTGTTTCTTGAATGATGCTGTCAATGAAGACTTTATTTACATGAATTCAGTTAAGTTTTTTACGGACGCACGCGTTTTCGCAAGAGATTGTTAGGTGTTTTTACGTATCGATCTCCAGGAAACAGTTCGCCGATCAAGAGCACGCTCGGGTATCGGCAGGTTGGGGACAAAAAATGCTGAAAAATGCAAAGATAACAACAAAGTTGATCGGTATGACAGTTGCAGCACTCACAGTGGTGCTTGCAGCTGGTGTCAGCGTGATCAGCTGGCAGGTCTCGGAAACAACAACAGGGCAGGCCCTCGCAGAAGCAGAAGCCGTTGCCCGCGAGCAGGCCGAGTTTGTAAAGAGGCAGATGGAAACAGGTCTGACCTCTGCGCAGATCCTTGGTGATACGCTCAATGGCCTGCGCGAGGCAGAAGCCATAGACCGCACCGCCTGGATGGCGCTGCTTGAAAAGACACTGCGTGAAAATGAGAACCTGTCAGGAACATGGGGCGTTATTCCAAAAAACAGGTTTGACGGACGCGACGCTGATTTTGCCGATACGGAAAAGTATGATGAGCACGGTGACTGGCGCCCTTATTATTTCCGTCTTGCTGATGGCAAGATTGGCTACAAGCCCACATCGGTTCCGGATGTCGGAAATCCCGAAGCGCAGAAATGGTTCAATGCGCCGTTTATCTCCGGTCAGGACTATGTGACCGAGCCTTACAGCTGGGAAGCGGATGGTCAGACAGTGACCGGCGTCTCCTTTGGTGTGCCGTTGAAAAACGGCTCAGAGACGATTGGGGTTGCGGGTACCGATATCCTGCTGACGCCGCTGGCCAATGCCCTGTCGCGGATCAGTCCGCTGGGAACCGGTTCTGTGCATCTTCTGTCTCAGAATGGCGTTTGGCTGTCACATCCGGATGCTGCTCTTCTTGGCAAGGACTGGGCTGAAGGACGGTCGGACGCTGATGCCGCTCATGAAAGTGCTGTCAAAGCCGCAGTGAAAAATGCGCAGCCCTATACTTACGAAGGGTATTCCAACAGCCTTGGCACGGAAGTGACCCGGATTATCATCCCGCTCCGCATTGGTGGAACGGATGCGACCATGTCACTTGTGGCCAATGTTCCCAACAACACGCTGACAGCAGCCTCGCGACAAATCACGGTGACCATTATCGGTATCGGTGTCGCTCTGCTGTTTGTTGTGGCAGGGGCAGTCTATGGGGTTGGGAACTCTGTCGTCCGCAAACCGATTGGCCGGGCAATCTCGACTATCAAGGCTCTGATCGATGGCAATTATACCATCGAGATTGCGGACACGGATCGCGGCGACGAAATTGGTGAGGTCAGCCGCGCACTCGAAATCTTCCGGGACAAGGCCCATCAGGCCGAGCAGCTGGCACATCAGCAGGCTGAAGCCCAGAAACAGGATGCCGCCCGTGCTGAACGGGTTCGTGAACTGTCGCGGAACTTTGACCAGCAGGTAACCAGCCTGACTCAGACTGTGCTGTCCCAGGTTCAGGATCTGAATGACGCCTCCATATCGCTTATGTCTGAAGCGGATGACACCAGTTCCAAGAGTGCGTCTGTGGCCGCATCCTCTGAAGAAGCATCGACCAATGTGGAAACTGTGGCCTCGGCTTCTGAAGAGCTGATGGCATCTGTCAATGAAATCAGTGGCCGGATGAAACAGTCCGTGGATGTGGCAAGTCAGGCTGTCGATCAGGCTCATTCCGCCAATGGCCGGATCGAAGGTCTGACTGATGCCGCCAACCGGATCAGTGAAGTGGTCAAGCTGATTACCGAGATTGCGGAACAGACCAACCTTCTGGCTCTGAACGCAACCATTGAGGCGGCCCGGGCCGGTGAGGCCGGTAAAGGCTTTGCGGTCGTGGCAGCCGAGGTGAAGGAGCTGGCCAACCAGACGGCCAAAGCGACAGAAGAAATCTCCATTCAGATCCAGTCTGTGCAGAACGAGACCAATGGTGCGGTCGATGCCATCAAGGGGATCACTCACACGATTGAGCAAATCAACGAGATCTCGTCCGATATCCAGTACTCTGTTGATGAGCAGAGCCAGGCGATTGAGGAAATTGCCCGCAGCATCCAGGAAGCATCCAACGGCACTCAGGAAGTGACACGCAACATTACCTCAGTGGCAACATCAGCCGATGAAACCGGGGCAAATGCGCGCAAGGTGAGCTCATCTGCCAATGTCCTGCAGTCTGAAACGGACCGCCTCAAGGCAGAAGTGGACGGCTTCCTGACTGGCGTGCGTGAAGTCGCATAGGGTCAAAGAGAAAAGGGGCAGGCGATGACAAACTGAGCCTGCCCGATTGCTTTGGTTGGTTTGAATGAACAGGGTGGCAGCGATGAGTGCGTTACCACCCTTTTTATATGCAGTATGCATTATATCGTCTTTTAATCGTTCCCAGGTTGCAAATAATGGGGTGAGGGATAACATAGCCTGTATCCGTCGCTCGGGGAGGAGCGCCGGCAGTCTCTGATAGAAGATGAGCAAGCGAATCTGGGGGGATTTCATGACGCTTATACAAAAGGCGCGGCGTGCCTTGCTGTCAGCTCTGGTGCTGGCACCGGTTCTGGCCTTGGAAGAGGCCAGTGCGCGGATTGTTGAACTGTCTCTCGGACCGGTATCACCGACACCGGTTTCCGGCTTCACCGGTCAGCGGGTCGAACGCCTTCTGAGGCCGGAAAACGCGATCCTTTACCGTCTGGATTTCGGAGAACGGGGTAACACACCCTGTTATGTCCGCGCATGGTGGTGGTTGATGGATGACGATCGCGCTCGTGCCCGATTGACGCGGACGCTCAATCTCTGTGGTGGTAATGCACGCAGCATCAAGACTGTCGAAGTGGATAGACAGACCCTGGGCTATC is a window of Coralliovum pocilloporae DNA encoding:
- a CDS encoding ABC transporter ATP-binding protein, with amino-acid sequence MGSSFLELDAVTVHSERGDALLSDVSFGVSHGVRLAVVGPNGAGKTTLLRTICGLLSPDNGEIRLNGRSLQTLSFEERARQIAYVGQADDPDGRLSVTQYVGLGTRARQDQLSQAETAEGMHAILDALGLGSLADKRMDRISGGERQKAKIARALCQKPDLLVLDEPTNHLDPRARGDILNLVSGFGMAVIAALHDLTLIDSFADKVALLDGGRLIDLGSPSETLSTPNVRQVFDVDLLRLAHPDGRGFLPTLDLGKAEASRERSNTCIQTKG
- a CDS encoding FecCD family ABC transporter permease, yielding MVRFILAVLAAGAGLLGLAFLAVSVGAVDIPFDVIWKAIRGAVFPSGQDEPHPLSRIILDLRLPRALLAIMVGAGLGVVGCILQTVTRNDLADPFLFGLSSGAAAGAVLVITVTGDVLGVWTLPIAAFCGGLIASATVLLLMARGVRQDPARLVLTGLAVSFLFLSLTNYMVFAGDQRAAHSVLFWTIGGLGLARWDILPIALAGLLAVGVYGVWKSRDLDALLSGDDTAQTLGVDVKNTRRMAFMVAAFATSAFVSVTGVIGFVGLMVPHLARAITGPLHGRLIILSSLIGACLLLVSDSLARTLLTPQELPIGIITSAIGALFVMSMLRRL
- a CDS encoding ABC transporter substrate-binding protein — protein: MIRFYGAALSALLMATAVQAEPVTVDNCGQPLTFETTPERLVVHDINMSEMAFALGLQDKMVGVTGISGWYKTSADFEKKRGDIPELAPKYPSLENLLGASPDLFFAGWYYGMKPGGDVTPDILKGHNIKTMVLSESCIHLDKTRPAASMDLLFGDVLRLGKVFDKADEAEALVKGWKEELAALKDAVPAEGRKRVFLYDSGADKPFTAGKYAITTAMIDAAGGENVTGDMETSWGTASWEAVAAANPEFLILLDYQNGDGAKGLMNFLKEHPVMKYTDAVKNGRYVALRYEELTPGPANIKAIGKITKAMYPKAF
- the chrA gene encoding chromate efflux transporter, whose amino-acid sequence is MTRPGFYEAFRVWWQIGVLSFGGPAAQIALVHRMVVEERKWLSEQDYLNALSFCMLLPGPEAMQLVTYAGWRQHGVLGGLVAGLLFVLPGALVVLAFAGFYVTFGNTPSLEALFLGVKAAVLVIVFDALWRIARRSLTSRLHWWTAGLSFVALFFLGIPFPVIILAAGCLGFVTAQAGERTVIDRPHIPLSRTCATILVWLAIWMVPLALVEPVTGLPILTELGLFFSKLATVTFGGAYAVLAYMAQDAVQNHGWLSTTEMIDGLGLAETTPGPLILVTEFVGFLAAARAEGDVSLWAGVLGAGVTLWATFAPCFLWVFAGAPYIAWLTSKPRLRAALASISAAVVGVILNLSIWFAIHVLFETVTTERLAVLTLLRPELGSFNDAVLIFIALAMVLLLSLRRSVLLTLCACGGLSLVLASLSLV
- a CDS encoding methyl-accepting chemotaxis protein, whose protein sequence is MLKNAKITTKLIGMTVAALTVVLAAGVSVISWQVSETTTGQALAEAEAVAREQAEFVKRQMETGLTSAQILGDTLNGLREAEAIDRTAWMALLEKTLRENENLSGTWGVIPKNRFDGRDADFADTEKYDEHGDWRPYYFRLADGKIGYKPTSVPDVGNPEAQKWFNAPFISGQDYVTEPYSWEADGQTVTGVSFGVPLKNGSETIGVAGTDILLTPLANALSRISPLGTGSVHLLSQNGVWLSHPDAALLGKDWAEGRSDADAAHESAVKAAVKNAQPYTYEGYSNSLGTEVTRIIIPLRIGGTDATMSLVANVPNNTLTAASRQITVTIIGIGVALLFVVAGAVYGVGNSVVRKPIGRAISTIKALIDGNYTIEIADTDRGDEIGEVSRALEIFRDKAHQAEQLAHQQAEAQKQDAARAERVRELSRNFDQQVTSLTQTVLSQVQDLNDASISLMSEADDTSSKSASVAASSEEASTNVETVASASEELMASVNEISGRMKQSVDVASQAVDQAHSANGRIEGLTDAANRISEVVKLITEIAEQTNLLALNATIEAARAGEAGKGFAVVAAEVKELANQTAKATEEISIQIQSVQNETNGAVDAIKGITHTIEQINEISSDIQYSVDEQSQAIEEIARSIQEASNGTQEVTRNITSVATSADETGANARKVSSSANVLQSETDRLKAEVDGFLTGVREVA